A stretch of Leptidea sinapis chromosome 36, ilLepSina1.1, whole genome shotgun sequence DNA encodes these proteins:
- the LOC126975547 gene encoding uncharacterized protein LOC126975547, whose translation MSKYTVFNLHRRIAEESQLLAEEKWLIKTLAKIKNERNSLQIERLELESMKLRQSGTLTSNVNDTASTKSVVNLMHNAQSAHSGDQIIFDCIENNRGNNDCNTEPLNLRVTNSVFGDMCLDENCFEEEEDDDEDDAAMDMIMDINMMMNGQSKQ comes from the exons ATGTCAAAGTATACAGTATTCAATTTGCATCGCCGTATAGCGGAAGAAAGCCAACTTCTTGCCGAAGAAAAATGGTTGATCAAAACCCtagctaaaattaaaaatgagcGCAACAGTCTTCAG attGAAAGGCTAGAGTTAGAGAGTATGAAACTAAGACAAAGTGGAACTCTAACTTCTAATGTCAATGACACTGCCTCTACGAAATCTGTTGTTAATCTAATGCACAATGCTCAAAGCGCACACAGTGGTGATCAGATAATATTTGACTGCATTGAGAACAATCGTGGTAACAATGATTGCAACACAGAACCACTTAATCTGAGAGTTACTAATTCTGTATTTG GTGATATGTGCCTTGATGAAAATTGTTTTGAGGAAGAagaagatgatgatgaagatgatgcAGCAATGGATATGATAATGGATATAAATATGATGATGAATGGACAATCAAAGcagtaa